The following are encoded together in the Bos javanicus breed banteng chromosome X, ARS-OSU_banteng_1.0, whole genome shotgun sequence genome:
- the EGFL6 gene encoding LOW QUALITY PROTEIN: epidermal growth factor-like protein 6 (The sequence of the model RefSeq protein was modified relative to this genomic sequence to represent the inferred CDS: deleted 1 base in 1 codon; substituted 1 base at 1 genomic stop codon), with protein MWLFIHSPRDHELSASSLQPGVCRYGTILACCYGWRRSSKGVCEAMCEPGCKCGECVGPNKCRCFPRFTGETCSQDVTECGFKPRPCQHRCVNTHGSYKCFCLSGHMLLPNASCSNFRTCAMTNCQYSCKDTEEGPRCLCPSPGLLLAPNGRACLDINECVSDKAFCPYNRRCVNTFGSYYCKCHVGFKLKYISGRYDCVDINECAENTHTCSLHANCLNTQGSFKCKXKQGYKGSGLQCALIPENSVKELLRAPGTIKDRIKKLLAHKNSMRKKVKMKNIAEPRGTPTTKVDSEPFSSEESISRDGNPHGEKKRNENRKKERLEDEKRDENHVQQEQSLHGDVFSPKGNEASEVDLVLVQRKTTSSHLKHKADLNISVDCTFDHGICGWKQDIGDDFNWNPADGDSAVGYYMAVSALTGQKKDISHLKLLLPNLQPHSNFCLLFHYRLAGNKVGKLRVFVKNRNNALAWEKTWSTDELWRMGKTQLYHGIDTPKSIIFEAECGEGKTGEIAVDSVLLVSDLCPDGLLPVDG; from the exons CTATGTGTGAACCTGGATGCAAGTGTGGTGAGTGTGTGGGACCA AACAAATGTAGATGCTTTCCAAGATTCACGGGGGAAACCTGCAGCCAAG atgtgactgagtgTGGATTCAAACCCCGGCCGTGCCAACACAGATGTGTGAATACACACGGTAGCTACAAGTGCTTTTGCCTCAGCGGCCACATGCTCCTGCCAAACGCCTCATGTTCCA ACTTTAGGACGTGTGCCATGACCAACTGCCAGTACAGCTGTAAAGACACGGAAGAGGGGCCACGCTGTCTGTGTCCATCTCCGGGCCTCCTCTTGGCCCCCAATGGAAGAGCTTGTCTAG ACATCAATGAATGTGTCTCTGATAAAGCCTTCTGCCCCTACAATCGAAGATGTGTGAACACATTTGGAAGCTACTATTGCAAATGTCATGTTGGATTCAAACTGAAATATATCAGTGGCCGGTACGACTGTGTAG ATATAAATGAATGTGCTGAGAATACCCACACGTGCAGCCTCCATGCCAATTGCCTCAATACCCAAGGATCCTTCAAGTGCAAGTGAAAGCAGGGGTATAAAGGCAGCGGACTGCAGTGTGCCC TTATCCCAGAAAATTCTGTGAAAGAACTCCTCAGAGCACCTGGTACCATCAAGGACAGAATTAAGAAGTTGCTTGCTCACAAGAATAGCATGAGAAAGaaggtaaaaatgaaaaacatcgCAGAACCCAGAGGGACGCCCACCACAAAGGTTGACTCGGAGCCCTTCAGCTCTGAAGAGAGCATTTCCAGAGATGGGAACCCTCacggagaaaagaagaggaatgaaaacagaaagaaagagaggctGGAGGATGAGAAAAGAGATGAGAACCATGTGCAACAGGAGCAAAGCCTTCATGGAGATGTGTTCT CTCCTAAGGGGAATGAAGCAAGTGAAGTTGATCTGGTTCTGGTCCAAAGAAAAACTACATCATCCCATCTGAAACACAAAG CAGATTTAAATATCTCAGTTGACTGCACCTTTGACCATGGCATCTGTGGCTGGAAACAGGATATAGGAGATGATTTCAACTGGAATCCTGCGGACGGAGATAGTG ctGTTGGCTACTATATGGCTGTTTCAGCCCTGACGGGTCAGAAGAAGGACATAAGCCATTTGAAACTTCTCCTCCCCAACCTGCAACCCCACAGCAACTTCTGTTTGCTCTTTCATTACCGGCTGGCTGGAAACAAAGTAGGGAAGCTTAGAGTGTTTGTGAAAAATAGGAACAATGCTCTGGCCTGGGAGAAAACCTGGAGCACCGATGAACTGTGGAGGATGGGGAAAACTCAGCTGTATCACGGAATTGATACTCCCAAAAGC ATTATTTTTGAAGCTGAATGTGGCGAGGGCAAGACTGGAGAAATTGCAGTGGACAGTGTCTTGCTGGTCTCAGACTTATGTCCAGATGGCCTTTTACCCGTGGATGGTTGA